The following proteins are encoded in a genomic region of Comamonas resistens:
- a CDS encoding DUF711 family protein: MSSTSLHPLVRVRTVTAFINLPGDPQQWQQVLSQAKRQCDRLADALERDAGYAVQSIRLVSNPFGEYLDTRSIASAQQGLASITALLSQINTGTRRIRFAIGEARSSEEIALLPELIASHGDLCNACVNVDLDANGYLADELLQASVQAVQQIALCTPRGEGNFNFTVNFNCASGIPYFPAGYHRGELDQRLVLGLETPDLLVDVLQALQPERESLPHAAWMARATQALGDALNTHTQRISNCVTATALDEGWQVIGMDTSAAPSKSCASMVQVYQLLGVPFFGASGTVEASALLTRVFKSVQHMPQIGFSGLMLAVTEDSGLAQATQDGQFDIRALLTYSSVCGIGLDTVPVPGNASASQIAAVMRDTGTMAFRLKKPLTVRLFPVPGLKAGDITAFESADLCNCAVLDLP; this comes from the coding sequence ATGTCCTCTACAAGCCTGCACCCTCTGGTCCGTGTCCGCACCGTCACCGCCTTCATCAATCTGCCTGGTGACCCGCAGCAGTGGCAACAGGTTCTGAGCCAGGCCAAACGCCAGTGCGACCGCCTGGCCGATGCGCTGGAGCGGGATGCAGGCTATGCCGTGCAATCCATCCGTCTGGTCAGCAACCCTTTTGGCGAATATCTGGATACCCGCAGCATCGCCAGCGCCCAACAAGGCCTGGCGAGCATCACCGCACTGCTGTCCCAAATCAACACCGGTACGCGCCGTATCCGCTTTGCCATTGGAGAGGCGCGCAGCAGCGAAGAGATTGCACTGCTGCCCGAGCTGATTGCCAGCCATGGCGACCTGTGCAATGCCTGTGTGAATGTGGACCTGGACGCCAACGGCTATCTGGCGGACGAGCTGCTGCAAGCCAGCGTGCAGGCCGTGCAGCAGATCGCCCTGTGCACGCCGCGCGGCGAAGGCAATTTCAACTTCACCGTCAACTTCAACTGCGCCAGCGGCATTCCCTATTTCCCCGCCGGCTACCACCGCGGCGAACTCGATCAGCGACTGGTGCTGGGCCTGGAAACCCCGGATCTGCTGGTCGATGTGCTGCAGGCCCTACAACCCGAGCGCGAATCCCTGCCCCATGCCGCCTGGATGGCCCGCGCCACCCAGGCGCTGGGCGATGCGCTGAACACCCACACCCAGCGCATCAGCAACTGCGTGACCGCCACCGCCCTCGATGAAGGCTGGCAGGTTATCGGCATGGACACCTCGGCCGCTCCGTCCAAGTCCTGCGCGTCCATGGTGCAGGTCTATCAGTTGCTGGGCGTGCCGTTTTTCGGCGCTTCGGGCACGGTGGAAGCCTCTGCCCTGCTGACGCGTGTATTCAAGTCCGTGCAGCACATGCCCCAGATCGGCTTCAGCGGCCTGATGCTGGCCGTGACCGAGGACTCCGGTCTGGCCCAGGCCACGCAGGACGGCCAGTTCGACATCCGCGCCCTGTTGACCTATAGCAGCGTCTGCGGCATCGGTCTGGACACCGTGCCCGTGCCTGGCAACGCCAGCGCCAGCCAGATTGCCGCCGTCATGCGCGACACCGGCACCATGGCATTCCGCCTGAAAAAACCGCTGACCGTGCGCCTGTTCCCCGTGCCTGGCCTCAAGGCCGGCGACATCACGGCGTTTGAAAGTGCCGATCTGTGCAATTGCGCAGTGCTGGACCTGCCGTGA
- a CDS encoding (2Fe-2S)-binding protein produces the protein MTMNLKINGQARTAEAVQETPLLWVLRDELGMCGTKFGCGMALCGACTVHLDGQPVRSCSTPISAVAGKSVTTIEAMSGDRVGQAVQSAWVELGVAQCGYCQAGQIMTAVGLLKSNPKPSDKQIDEAMSGNICRCGTYPRIHAAVKLASKRLTTGVK, from the coding sequence ATGACGATGAATCTGAAGATCAACGGCCAGGCCCGGACGGCCGAAGCGGTGCAGGAGACGCCGTTGCTCTGGGTGTTGCGTGACGAGCTGGGCATGTGTGGCACCAAGTTTGGCTGCGGCATGGCTTTGTGCGGTGCCTGCACCGTGCATCTGGACGGTCAGCCCGTACGCTCCTGCAGCACGCCGATTTCTGCAGTGGCGGGCAAAAGCGTCACCACGATCGAAGCCATGAGCGGTGACCGCGTGGGCCAGGCTGTGCAGTCGGCATGGGTGGAGCTGGGCGTGGCCCAGTGCGGCTATTGCCAGGCCGGGCAGATCATGACGGCGGTGGGCTTGCTCAAAAGCAATCCCAAGCCCTCGGACAAGCAGATTGACGAAGCCATGAGCGGCAATATCTGTCGCTGCGGCACCTATCCGCGCATTCATGCGGCTGTGAAGCTGGCCTCCAAGCGCCTGACAACGGGGGTGAAGTAA